The Clostridia bacterium DNA window TACCGCTGGTGACGGCGACCTTGATGGTCTTGCCGGCGAGTTCGAACTCAGCCTCGCGGATATTCTCGAAGCCGCGCACCTCTTTGAACACGACGCCCTCGCGCTCTTTGCCGGTGAGGACGAAGTAAGCGGTTCTGAGGGCCGCTTCCATCACGCCGCCGGTCACGCCGAAGATGACGCCGGCGCCCGTGTAGTCGTGCACGAGGTCGTTGTCGAAGTCTTCGTCGGGCAAACGATCGAACATGATACCCGCACGGCGAATGATTCTACCCAACTCGCGGGTGGTCAACACGGCGTCCACGTCGCGCAGACCGCCTTCTTCTTCCATTTCGGGACGATTCTTCTCGTACTTCTTGCAGGAGCAGGGCATGATGGACACGACGAACATATCCTTGGGATCCACGCCGATCTTCTTGGCATAGAAAGTCTTGAGAATGGCGCCGAACATTTCGTGGGGCGATTTGCAGGTGGAGAGGTGGTCGAGTTGATCGGGATAGTAATACTCCGCGTAGTTGATCCAACCGGGCGAGCAGGACGTGATCATGGGCAACACGCCGCCGTTATTCACGCGGTTCAGCAATTCGGTGGCCTCTTCCATAATGGTGAGGTCGGCCGCGAAGTTGGTGTCGAACACCTTTTGGAAGCCCAGACGGCGCAGGGCCGCCACCATCTTGCCGGTGACGGGGGTGCCGATCTTCATACCGAATTCTTCACCCAACGCGGCACGCACGGCGGGAGCGGTTTGCACCACGACGTATTTGCCGGCGGCCATAGCCGCGTCGACTTTCTCGATCTCGCTGGCTTCCATCAACGCGCCGGTGGGGCACACGTTGATACATTGACCGCACATAATGCAGGGCGAGTTGATGAAACTGCGGTTCTCGGCGGGAGCGACGATGGTGTTGAAACCTCTGTTCTCGAAGCCGAGCACGCCGATGCCGTGCGCATTCTTGCAGCGCGCGACGCAACGGCCGCACAGCACGCACTTGCTGGTGTCGCGGGTGATGGTGGGCGTCAGCTTGTCCACGGTCACGGGCGTTTGCGAGCCTTCGTAACGGCCTTCTCTGGCGCCGGTGATATTGGCGACGTGCAGCAGTTCGCACTTGCCGTTCTTATCGCATTGTTGGCAGTTTTTGTTGTGGTTGGACAGGATCAATTCCACGGACACGCGTCTTGCGGCCACGGCCTTGGGAGAAGAGATCTTGATCTCCATACCTTCGGCTACGGGATACACGCAGCTGGCCACCAGGCCTCTTGCGCCCGTCGCTTCCACCAAGCACACGCGGCAGGATGCCAACGAGCACTCGCCGTGGTTGAAGGTGCAAAGAGAGGGAATCTCGAAACCGCATTGTTTCGCCGCTTCCAAAATGGTCAGGCCGGCGTCTACTTGAAAAGGAATACCTTCGATTTTAATATTGACTTTAGACATAACGTTCACCTCTCTTATTTTTTGGATATTGCGCCGAACTTACACGAAGCCATGCACAAACCGCACTTGATGCACTTCTCGGAGTCGATTGCACGCGCGGGCAGTTTCTTGCCGGGAGCGGTGTAATCGGTCTTGCTGATGGCGGCCACGGGGCATTGACGCTCGCACAAGCCGCAACCGATACATTTCTCGCGGTCGATTTCGTACTTCATCAAGTTCTTGCAGACGTGCGCGGGGCATCTCTTTTCGAGGATGTGCGCGTCGTACTCGTCACGGAAGTGAGACAAAGTGGACAGGATGGGGTTGGGAGCCGTTTGGCCCAAGCCGCACAGAGAGTTGCTCTTGACGGTGGCCGCCAACTCTTGCAACGCGTCGATATCTTCGAGGGTGGCTTTGCCGTCCGTGATCTTGGTCAGCATTTCGAGCATACGTTTGGTACCGATACGGCAGGGCGAACACTTACCGCAGCTCTCGTCGCAGATGAAGTCCATATAGAACTTGGCCACGTCCACCATACAGTTGTCTTCGTCCATAACGATGGCGCCGCCCGAGCCCATCATGGAGCCTTTGGCGATGAGGTTGTCGTAGTCGATGGCCGTATCCAAGTCGTCCTTGGTCAAGCAACCGCCCGAGGGGCCGCCCGTTTGGATGGCTTTGAACTCTTTGCCGTTGGGGATGCCGCCGCCGATTTCATAAATCAATTCGCGGAGGGTAGTACCCATGGGGACTTCGACCAAACCGACGTTGTTGACTTTGCCGGCCAGAGCGAACACTTTGGTACCCTTGGACTTTTCGGTGCCGTACTTGGCGAACTCTTGCCAACCTTCACGCAGAATGTAGGGCACGCACGCCAAAGTTTCCACGTTGTTGACGATGGAGGGGCTGTCCCACAGACCTTTGACCGCCGGGAAAGGAGGACGGGGTCTGGGCATACCGCGTTGACCTTGGATGCTGTTGAGCAAAGCGGTCTCTTCGCCGCAGACGAAGGCGCCGGCGCCCAAACGCAGATTGACGCGGAAGGAGAAGTTCGAGCCGAGGATGTTGTCGCCGATGAGGCCTGCCTTCTCGGCTTGTTTGATGGCGTTTTGCAGACGCGCCACGGCCACGGGATATTCGGCACGGACGTAGAAGTAGCCGTTTTGCGCACCGATGGCGTAACCGGCGATCATCATACCTTCGATGACGGCCAAGGGGTTACCTTCGAGGATGGCTTCGTCCATAAAGGCACCGGGGTCGCCCTCGTCGCCGTTACACACGACGTATTTCTCGCCGTCGGGTTGTTGATAGGCGAAGAGCCACTTTCTGCCGGTGGGGAAACCGCCGCCGCCACGACCGCGCAGACCCGAGTTGAGGATCTCGTCGATGACCTCTTTGCGGTCCATCTTGAGGGCTCTGGCCAAGCCTTTGAACGCGCCGGCCGCCAAGGCTTCTTCGAAGTTCTCGGGGTCGATGCTACCCACGGCGTGCAAGGCGATGTGCACCTGTTTCTTATAGAAAGGAATGTCGTCTTGTTTGGCGATCTTTTGTTTGCTCACGGGATCGACGTAGAGCAATCTCTCGACGATCTTGCCGTTCTTGATGTCGCTCTCGAGGATCTCTTTGACGTCCTCGACTTTGAGCATTCTGTACAAGGTCTCTTCGGGATAGATTTTGACGAAGGGGCCTTGCGAGCACATACCGAAGCAACCTACTTGGTTGAAATCAACCTTGTCGCCCAAACCCATCTCGGCGATGAGTTTCTCGAATTCGGCCTTGATCTCGTTGGCGTTGGAGGACAAGCAACCGGTTCCGCCGCAAATCAAGATATGTCTTTTGCCGTCCGCGCCCTTAAATTTGGCGTCCAGACAGGCGGAACATTGCGAAGATTTTTGTTCCAGTTCTTCAAAGTTCTTAATCATGCGTTTGCCTCCTTGCTCTTGTATTCGTTGATGATGTCGGGAACAGCGCTCACCGCGACTTTGGGATACACCTTGCCGTTGATCTTGATGGCGGGCGAGATGGCGCACGCACCGATGCAACGCAGGGCGTCCAACGTGAACAATCCGTCTTCCGTGGTCTCACCGGGTTTGATCTTGAGGATCTCGGAGAATTTGTCTACCACTTGTTGCGCACCTTTGACGTAGCAGGCGGTACCCAAGCAGCAACCGATGACGTATTTGCCTTTCGGTTTGAGGGAGAAGAAGGAGTAGAAGGTCACTACGCCGTAAATCTCCGCCACGGGGATACCGGTGCGCTCGGATACCAACTCTTGGACGTCGAGAGGTATATAGCCGAACTGTTTTTGGATGTCGCTCAGAATCATCATGAGCGGGGTCCGTTCGTTGGCGTGTCTGTCGCAAATTTCATTGATTTGCTTTGCAGCCGCTTCACTTAATTGACTCATATTTTGCCTCCTTAGGTATGATTATCAGTACAAAATTTTGGTTTTGTCCGCTACTATTATAAATGCTCGCACCCCTGCTGTCAATGTTTTTTATTTTTAATATTATATAAATATTACCAATAAATCAAAATATGCGCCCGCATTCGCGTCTGCGCCCGCGCTCTCGTACTCTTCGCCGCGTCTCGCGGCGGTCGTTCGACAAAATGCGAAAACAAAAATGCTTTACCTTTTCCTCTGGGTTTTCCCGAAAAAGTAAAGCACTTTTGCCCAAAACGCGGCGAAAAGTAAAGCGCCCGATCCCGAAGGCGCATTACACCATATCTTCGGGGCGCACGATGCGGTCGTATTCCTCCGCCGTAAGATAGCCCAGCGCCGTGCATGCTTCTTTGAGCGAAATATTTTCGGCATAGGCTTTCTTCGCCACTTGGGCGGCTTTTTCGTATCCGATATAGGGGTTCAAGGCGGTCGCGAGCATCAAACTGCGTTCGAGGTTGTCTTTCATTTTGGCTTTGTCGGCCGTCAACCCTTCCGCGCAATGCAGGCGGAAAGAGCGGACGCTGTCCGCGAGCAGCCGCGCCGACTGCAAGTAGTCGTAGATGATGACGGGCATATACACGTTGAGTTCGAAGTTGCCTTGCGAGGCGGCCACGCTCACGGCCTGGTCGTTGGCCATCACCTGCACGGCCACCATGGTCACGGCCTCGCATTGGGTGGGGTTGACCTTGCCGGGCATGATGGACGAGCCGGGCTCGTTTTGGGGTATGCGTATTTCGCCCAGCCCGCAGCGGGGGCCGGAGGCGAGCCAGCGCACGTCGTTGGCTATCTTCATCATATTGCACGCGAGGGCTTTCAACGCACCGTGCGCGTAGACCAAAGCGTCCTTGGCCGATAGGGCGTGGAATTTGTTTTCTTCGAGGCGGAAGGGTAGTCCCGTATGCGCGTTGAGCGCCTCTATGAAGGCCGCGCCGAAGCCTTGGGGTACGTTGAGCCCCGTGCCTACGGCCGTACCGCCCACGGCGAGCGCCAAGAGGGCGGCGGCGCTTTCTTTTATCTGCATAGCGGCCGTCTCCAGCATACCCCGCCAACCGCTGATTTCTTGGGCGAAGGTAAGGGGCACGGCGTCTTGTAGGTGGGTACGTCCGCACTTGATCGCGTCCGCGTTCTCTTTTTCGAGGCGGCGGAACGTGTCCGCGAGGGCGTCTATTTCGGGCAGTACCGCGAGGGTTTTGCGGTAGGCCGCTACGTGCATAGCGGATGGAAACGCGTCGTTGGAGGATTGGCTTTTGTTCACGTCGTCGTTGGGGTGCAGGGGGCGCTTGCCCGTTTTCGCGGCGGCGTAGCCCGCGATGACCTCGTTGACGTTCATATTGGTCTGCGTGCCGCTGCCCGTCTGCCACACCGCGAGGGGAAATTGCTCGTCAAGTTCGCCCGAAAGGATGGCGTCGGCCGCCTCTACGATGAGGTCGCGTTTCTCCTTTGTCAGCACGCCCGCTCGGCAGTTGGCCACGGCCGCCGCCCGCTTGATCTCGGCGAGGGCGTAGATGACTTCGATGGGCATTTTTTCGCGGCCTATCACGAAGTTCTCCAGACTTCGTTGGGTTTGCGCGCCCCACAGTTTGTCCTTCGGCACCTTGATTTCGCCCATCGTATCCTTTTCTATGCGGTATTCCATGCGTATTTCCTTCCTTGCGTTTTCGTTTGCGCCCGCCCCCGTGGGGGTCTTCGGGCGTCTGCCTTTCCATTATATATCATTTCGCGTGCGGATTGCAAAAAAAATGCAAACAAATCTTCGCAAGAGGGAATTATCGTTTGACTTTGCCTTTACGGAAGGGCTATACTGATGATATAAAGCAAAGGAGCCAACGAGATGAAAAAAGCGAGTTTCGCCTTTTACGCCTATTACTTTTATACCCCGACCCGTTAGGATTTCGGTTTCTTTGCCATCGCACAGCAAGCAGGTAGCCGAAGTCCATTCGGCTATTTTTTTTGAAAAAAACAGGAGATAGCGTATGATCATCATCGTCAAGCAGGAACATACCGAGAAAGAACTCAATCACCTCATCGATTGGGTAAAAGACCAAGGCCTTCAAGTGGACGTCTCCAAGGGCGCCAACTCCACCATTTTGGGCTTGATAGGCGACACCAGCGTCATCGACATCGACCTCGTGCGCTCGCTGGACATCGTCGAGAACGTGCGGCGCATTCAGGAGCCGTTCAAGTGCGCCAACCGCAAGTTTCACCCCGAGGACACCGTGGTGGAC harbors:
- the fumC gene encoding class II fumarate hydratase, encoding MEYRIEKDTMGEIKVPKDKLWGAQTQRSLENFVIGREKMPIEVIYALAEIKRAAAVANCRAGVLTKEKRDLIVEAADAILSGELDEQFPLAVWQTGSGTQTNMNVNEVIAGYAAAKTGKRPLHPNDDVNKSQSSNDAFPSAMHVAAYRKTLAVLPEIDALADTFRRLEKENADAIKCGRTHLQDAVPLTFAQEISGWRGMLETAAMQIKESAAALLALAVGGTAVGTGLNVPQGFGAAFIEALNAHTGLPFRLEENKFHALSAKDALVYAHGALKALACNMMKIANDVRWLASGPRCGLGEIRIPQNEPGSSIMPGKVNPTQCEAVTMVAVQVMANDQAVSVAASQGNFELNVYMPVIIYDYLQSARLLADSVRSFRLHCAEGLTADKAKMKDNLERSLMLATALNPYIGYEKAAQVAKKAYAENISLKEACTALGYLTAEEYDRIVRPEDMV
- a CDS encoding iron hydrogenase small subunit, whose product is MSKVNIKIEGIPFQVDAGLTILEAAKQCGFEIPSLCTFNHGECSLASCRVCLVEATGARGLVASCVYPVAEGMEIKISSPKAVAARRVSVELILSNHNKNCQQCDKNGKCELLHVANITGAREGRYEGSQTPVTVDKLTPTITRDTSKCVLCGRCVARCKNAHGIGVLGFENRGFNTIVAPAENRSFINSPCIMCGQCINVCPTGALMEASEIEKVDAAMAAGKYVVVQTAPAVRAALGEEFGMKIGTPVTGKMVAALRRLGFQKVFDTNFAADLTIMEEATELLNRVNNGGVLPMITSCSPGWINYAEYYYPDQLDHLSTCKSPHEMFGAILKTFYAKKIGVDPKDMFVVSIMPCSCKKYEKNRPEMEEEGGLRDVDAVLTTRELGRIIRRAGIMFDRLPDEDFDNDLVHDYTGAGVIFGVTGGVMEAALRTAYFVLTGKEREGVVFKEVRGFENIREAEFELAGKTIKVAVTSGMKGAKVLLDQIREGTSPYTFIEVMGCPGGCINGGGQPYVRDVFLPNEDLNIYDTYMQKRANALYSEDERQVWRQSHKNPQLQDLYKEFLGEPNSHLAHELLHTHYNKNRKRFD
- a CDS encoding NAD(P)H-dependent oxidoreductase subunit E, whose product is MSQLSEAAAKQINEICDRHANERTPLMMILSDIQKQFGYIPLDVQELVSERTGIPVAEIYGVVTFYSFFSLKPKGKYVIGCCLGTACYVKGAQQVVDKFSEILKIKPGETTEDGLFTLDALRCIGACAISPAIKINGKVYPKVAVSAVPDIINEYKSKEANA
- a CDS encoding 4Fe-4S binding protein; this encodes MIKNFEELEQKSSQCSACLDAKFKGADGKRHILICGGTGCLSSNANEIKAEFEKLIAEMGLGDKVDFNQVGCFGMCSQGPFVKIYPEETLYRMLKVEDVKEILESDIKNGKIVERLLYVDPVSKQKIAKQDDIPFYKKQVHIALHAVGSIDPENFEEALAAGAFKGLARALKMDRKEVIDEILNSGLRGRGGGGFPTGRKWLFAYQQPDGEKYVVCNGDEGDPGAFMDEAILEGNPLAVIEGMMIAGYAIGAQNGYFYVRAEYPVAVARLQNAIKQAEKAGLIGDNILGSNFSFRVNLRLGAGAFVCGEETALLNSIQGQRGMPRPRPPFPAVKGLWDSPSIVNNVETLACVPYILREGWQEFAKYGTEKSKGTKVFALAGKVNNVGLVEVPMGTTLRELIYEIGGGIPNGKEFKAIQTGGPSGGCLTKDDLDTAIDYDNLIAKGSMMGSGGAIVMDEDNCMVDVAKFYMDFICDESCGKCSPCRIGTKRMLEMLTKITDGKATLEDIDALQELAATVKSNSLCGLGQTAPNPILSTLSHFRDEYDAHILEKRCPAHVCKNLMKYEIDREKCIGCGLCERQCPVAAISKTDYTAPGKKLPARAIDSEKCIKCGLCMASCKFGAISKK